Proteins co-encoded in one Quercus robur chromosome 8, dhQueRobu3.1, whole genome shotgun sequence genomic window:
- the LOC126696518 gene encoding stemmadenine O-acetyltransferase-like, with protein MMKVEVTIISKETIKPSLPTLQHLKPYKLSLLDQVTPATYVPTVFFYPMSTDLNLNMSQIIGQLKNSLSDTLNIYYPFSGSKKDNLFIHDFDTGVPFLEARANCSMSEFLKHQETDLLSLFVPYRAFCKESDTAIGQMAVQLNLFDCGGIAIGLSCSHKIGDAATASSFLHSWAATFSGSPEKVINPNFSEGSIMFPPRESLPQKYIATMDNLWFKEGEYVTRRFVFHDKAITTLREKAKSELVPKPTRIEALTCFIWKHCMAASKAKSAGLEKASMTILVQAVNLRTRMKAHLSDASIGNIFWWAPAAADLAMEEKELHELVDLVNESIAGFDSDSAESLQGDEGFLAFSHYFDQLEDMFSAEPKPDVCAFTCWLRFFNDIDFGWGKPFWVGIMGKVGPAFRNLIIFSETPWGIGIEAWVTMDEKEMAILENDPEFLAFASLNPSISISL; from the coding sequence ATGATGAAGGTTGAGGTCACTATCATTTCAAAAGAAACCATCAAACCATCTTTACCAACATTGCAGCATCTGAAACCCTACAAACTCTCCCTCTTAGATCAGGTCACTCCCGCAACTTACGTTCCCACAGTCTTCTTCTACCCTATGAGTACTGATCTCAATCTCAACATGTCCCAAATTATCGGTCAACTTAAAAATTCCCTTTCAGATACCCTCAATATCTATTATCCATTTTCTGGGAGCAAAAAAGACAATCTTTTTATCCATGATTTTGACACAGGTGTTCCCTTTCTGGAAGCTCGTGCTAATTGTTCCATGTCTGAGTTCCTTAAGCACCAAGAAACAGACTTACTTAGTCTATTCGTTCCGTATCGTGCCTTCTGCAAGGAATCAGATACTGCTATAGGTCAAATGGCTGTCCAACTGAACCTCTTTGATTGTGGTGGAATAGCAATCGGATTGAGCTGCTCACATAAGATTGGGGATGCAGCAACGGCGAGTTCTTTTCTTCATTCTTGGGCTGCCACCTTTAGTGGGTCTCCAGAAAAAGTTATAAATCCAAATTTCTCTGAGGGGTCAATCATGTTTCCACCGAGAGAGTCACTTCCACAAAAGTATATAGCTACAATGGATAACTTGTGGTTCAAAGAAGGTGAGTATGTTACAAGAAGGTTTGTGTTCCATGACAAAGCGATAACCACCCTAAGGGAGAAAGCGAAAAGTGAACTAGTTCCTAAACCAACACGCATTGAAGCACTGACATGTTTCATTTGGAAACATTGCATGGCAGCTTCTAAAGCCAAATCAGCAGGTTTGGAAAAGGCATCCATGACCATACTGGTCCAAGCAGTGAACTTGAGGACGCGAATGAAGGCACACTTATCCGATGCTTCTATTGGAAATATATTTTGGTGGGCTCCCGCAGCAGCTGATTTGGCTATGGAAGAGAAAGAGTTGCATGAATTGGTGGACCTTGTAAACGAATCCATCGCAGGGTTTGATAGCGATAGTGCGGAAAGTTTGCAAGGAGACGAAGGTTTTTTGGCTTTCTCCCATTACTTTGACCAATTAGAAGATATGTTTTCTGCAGAACCAAAACCAGATGTTTGTGCGTTTACATGCTGGCTTAGGTTTTTTAACGACATTGATTTTGGTTGGGGGAAGCCATTTTGGGTTGGTATCATGGGGAAAGTTGGCCCTGCATTtagaaatttaataatattcagTGAAACCCCATGGGGTATTGGGATTGAGGCATGGGTGACCATGGATGAGAAGGAAATGGCTATATTGGAGAATGATCCTGAATTTCTTGCATTTGCTTCCCTAAATCCAAGCATTTCAATCTCTCTTTAA